One Pieris rapae chromosome 7, ilPieRapa1.1, whole genome shotgun sequence genomic window carries:
- the LOC111001428 gene encoding phosphatidylinositol-glycan biosynthesis class F protein encodes MFTLNNHLELRRVTISSLLTCIYLPSIISVISYKGILYSVGSGSSFYILVLIFIAELIKSFYLSSNNEIQSKKNKAKIRVSDILKGFGFLLGVNFCFFLGIILFGAPVLDKHEETLMLSSLLTLLSVFPLVAHTGVELAMQLLFGVKHFSKDTIIAMLVNNALLCICGAWIGAVVIPLDWNTPWQQWPIPCYLGAIGGYLLSNVMTVLKVTMMSASHKYSFLNFFVNIINKLHVSK; translated from the coding sequence ATGTTTACCTTAAATAACCACTTGGAATTGAGACGTGTAACAATATCTAGTTTACTCACATGCATTTATTTACCGAGTATAATAAGTGTGATCTCCTATAAAGGTATATTGTATTCAGTAGGAAGTGgttcatcattttatattttggtgcTAATATTTATAGCAGAACTGATAAAATCATTCTATCTTAGTTCTAACAATGAAATCCAATCAAAAAAGAATAAGGCGAAGATCAGAGTGAGTGACATACTAAAGGGTTTCGGCTTCTTGCTAGGTgttaacttttgtttttttctcggaattattttgtttgggGCTCCTGTGTTAGACAAACACGAAGAGACATTAATGTTATCCAGTTTACTCACGTTATTGTCAGTATTTCCCTTAGTGGCCCACACTGGAGTTGAATTAGCAATGCAACTTTTATTTGGTGTGAAACATTTTTCCAAAGATACAATAATTGCGATGTTGGTGAATAATGCATTACTGTGTATATGTGGAGCCTGGATTGGTGCAGTTGTGATACCTTTGGATTGGAACACCCCATGGCAACAGTGGCCTATACCATGCTATCTTGGAGCTATTGGTGGATATCTCttatcaaatgttatgacTGTATTAAAAGTGACAATGATGTCTGCAagtcataaatattcatttcttaatttctttgtaaatataattaataaattacatgtttccaagtaa